The Malus domestica chromosome 08, GDT2T_hap1 genomic interval ACTGTGCAACACCTGGCATATCACATTTCATTAACATGACTTCGGGGGGATCAGCAGTCTTGATGCCGAGGCAATATTCCTCCTCCCACACCATGGTCCCATCCATATGGAAGGCCCACTCTTGTTTGGGCTCCTGGTAATTGCAATGCGATAAATGCAAATTGGGGACACCCAAGTTATCTGTTGCCTCAAGACATCCGCCATCAAAACCGGCCATCCGTCCTGAGACTTGTGACAGACATCTTAACTTGGAGTCCCCAATACTTTGTAGGCCTCATCCCCGACCCCGACCCTGATTTTGGAAGTTGCGGCCCCGGTTTTGGAAGGTGTAGAGTAACAAGCCTAAAGCAATATGATCGCGAAGCTGTCTGACGGAATCTACTCGGAACATTATTTCTCCACCGTATCTAGGTTCAAAAGCGTTTGCAAACATTCCATTCTCCTCCGATCCTTGAATATCTTGAGACAGCCGGTCCCAATTATTTTGGGCCACTAACATGTCTGGTTGCGGTCTGTAATTCGAGCCCCTTTGTATAGCGTTAGCGATACGTTCCTCGAAAGTAGAGAATTTTGCTGCTTCCGAAATCATTTGTATTATGACAAGAAGTGGTCTTGCGTAAGGGTTATCTGGGTCCCTCAGATACTGCAATTCGGTAATGGCAGTGTCTAGTGGCGGGAGTCCCAAATCAAGTTCAGACCTGTCCCTGGACATAGCCTCCAGGGTTCTATATAGTTGCCGGTGTAGCTCAGCGGTTCGCTCTGAGGGAACAAAGCTTGGTAATCTGCTTGTAAAGGACAGTCGCTGAAGTAGCGGCGTACATTGCGGGTGATGAATCCTACCACATACACATTCGAAACATCAAGAATTATGGTGACGCGATCTTCTGCGTAGTTGACAAGCTCGACTTGTAGGAAGCGTTGTCGATTTGGCAAAGCCGCTGCAGCTCGAAGCACAGGAATGTCTTCTACTCTCTGTGGATTCTGACCGCGCATAGTTCTCTGAGagatttgatgaagcttttgtatgcTTCAGAACGGTCAACTCGGTCAACTAGGTGATTCTCCGCATCGTCGTTTGGAATTAAACTGAACTCAAGCCCCTCCGTTCCCGGGGCGACGACCATGTATGTagtaaaatataaaatgaaaaaggGGGCCAGTTTCATCACCATTGTGCAGTATTGATTTACTgaaatggtaaaaaagaaaggaacttGAGCTGTgaaatggtaaaaaagaaaggaacttGAGCTGGGAACAGTAAACGTAAGCATCCGATAAGGTGGTTTGATTGTTTATATACCAAGAGTCATTGGTTTCCATGCAAGTCAGCATCTTTACATGCTACCTACTTCTGCAAATTATACAAGTCTCGTTCTTCCCGTAAGCTACCCAAACCCTAACCAACCCTGCATGTAAAAAGAATGATGCTACCTACTTCTGCAAATTATACAAGTCTCGTTCTTCCTGTAAGCTACCCAAACCCTAACCAACCCTGCATAAATCATTCTTTTTACAGCATCCCACAATCTTCGTAAACTTCTTGTTCCTCTCATATTATCTATATACTAAAACCTAGCAGAATGGCACTGTTCATCCTGTGAGAGAGCGCACTGTTCACCAACAGTGAAAGGACGGAACTGCTCTTGGTTTCTGCTTGGGTTCCCGTACTGTTCACACTttgctacaaaaaaaaaaaatccttcttGTCCTCTGTCTCTCATCAGAATGTACTGCCCTCTGTGCTACATCCgaagcttttgaaaaaaaagccaaaagaaaaaatgcGAACCGATTCCTTGAATTTTGTTATCATTTTAGTTAAAACGTGTTTCCATTTTAGTTAAATTTAATCCCTAATTGATCTGACTAACCAGCCAAAAAGGATTATATAGACAATGTCCGCAAATAGATGGAATTCTATTAATGAAAATTAATCCTCAATACTTCCATCTGAATACATGATAGTATTTTGTGGCTAAACAAAGTTTTTACTCGATGAAATATTTACCAACTTACATTGACTAATTCTTCtccttcatttgaagatcaaaaACCAAACCACACATGGATCCCCAAACTTTAGCTTTACCATTACTAATTCTCTTGCTTgggaattttaaaataaaatcatagGAAAACATGAATCTTATTATATACCAAACTCAGgatattatgataaaaatcaaTTGATACGAAAGAATAGAGCTAATAAAGACCTTGCAAATTGTATCAAGAGATTGAGCAGATTGAAACGTAGATTTGTCCATGTTTTTCGAGAgctataaataatattttggtCTATCGATCTCATGATCCTTGCTGTAAAGCGTTTACAATTGGACTTTATTTTAGTCTCCGACATCTCAATTGATATCGGTTTATTTATGCTAATTCAttggttttttatgtttttcaaatttgcagTATTATTTTGAGGACGGATATGATTTGGTCAAATTCATCAAGCTGGTGTAACAAGCAGGCCTATTTGTTAATCTCCAGATTGGCCCTTATGTTTGCGCTGAATGGAACCTCaggtaattatttttgttaagaatatttttttgtgtttttctgtTTCTGAAACAAAGGATTCCCAGTTTGGCCGAAATATGTCTCCAGAATCGTTTTTTGAAGGACCATGAGCCTTTCAAGTTAGGATATTATAAATCTTCCGTTACTCCAatgcaatttaatttttttaataaataattttaaagcTAAATTTAACTGGTCAGGTTTTCTTAGTATTTATGTGAAACATTGTTAGAATTGCTTTTCGGTGATAG includes:
- the LOC139198126 gene encoding ribosome-inactivating protein gynostemmin-like; translated protein: MRGQNPQRVEDIPVLRAAAALPNRQRFLQVELVNYAEDRVTIILDVSNVDRSELDLGLPPLDTAITELQYLRDPDNPYARPLLVIIQMISEAAKFSTFEERIANAIQRGSNYRPQPDMLVAQNNWDRLSQDIQGSEENGMFANAFEPRYGGEIMFRVDSVRQLRDHIALGLLLYTFQNRGRNFQNQGRGRG